CAATCAACAACAGACGAGATCTATTGGTTCAACAAAGGTTTCTTATGGTCTTGGCCCATTGACTAAAACTAGGTGAACATACAGTCTTGTACCAATCATAGGGTAGTATGTTGGATCAAACAGTCACACATAAAGGCAAGCAAGTTGAGGGCATAGATACCATGATTTAATCAGGGGTTTATTAGGGATGAACATCTATAACAGGACAACAATCATAGGTCTAATGACATAGGGGCAAACACATAGATATGTTGTAAGCAGGACAACACATAAGTCTAGTAAATAGAAACAGGCAGGTTGACATGTTGAAAACAGGACCCTCTAGGTTTAAACATATGTGAATAAGAATGTTGATTAAGGCATTAGCATATAGCACATAAGTCTTAGAAATAGGCATACTAATACCAAGGAAACATACTGATTCAAACAACATGAAAATAGACATGCTAGGAACAGGAAAACACACAAGTCTTGGAAACAGACAATGTAGACATATTGAAGGCAGGGAAAAACCACATAGGTCTTAGTTAAGAGAAGGCATACTAACATCAGGGTAACATACTAATTCAATGACAAGAAAGTAGGCATGTTGAGAACAAGAAGCATACCGATTTAGTAACATGCAAGTTATCATGTTGAGCATGAAGTGCATAAACTAAATCATACAAATGTCTGAATAATAATAAAGTGAGGCATACCAGTCAGGAATTTGTAGTAGGAGAGTGAAGTAAATAGGATCCAagatctagccttggctttcagccggctagacagtgCAATAGCCAAATAGTAGTAAAGAGCAAGAGTTTTTAGAGGTGTTTTTCCTTAggtctgtgtgtgtgtgtttgaacAGAGTCATGTATTTATAGTAGTCGAGTAGTGTAAAGTAAATAAGGCAAGGTGGTTCAACATTGCAAGTAAGGCAAGGAAAATAATCAaacaatcaatcaatcaatcaagcTTGACACGGCAGAAAATAAGGGAGTTATACCCAAAAATAACTCGGATTgagtttcaaataaggcaagaagtgaGTCTGACAGCCAATTAGGGCCAGAATACCATAAATCAAGCAATTAACCACACAAATAAGGCAACATAAGTAATTAGAGACCAATCTGGGGTCAAACACCCCTAATTTAAGCTTAATAGGCAAGGAATGTCAATGAAGAATCTCGAAATTAAGGAAAGCAGGCAAAATACAGTAAATCATCTCAGCAAAACATGAAACCTTAGACGGTTGAGTCGGTCAATCAACTATTCAAAAAATAACGGATAAAATATTGAAGTGAACAAAGAACAATCAAACGACTAAGACTGGAACACAGTCATTAAAGAAAGATTAATCAAACACATAAGGAATTTCAAAAAAGCCTTTTGCAAAAACAGACGAAGTTGAACcctaattttgaaaaatattttgagtcGATTAACAGTAAAGAAATAAGAGATCTTTAAAGAAAAATCACTCCAGATCTACAAAGATATGGATAGATTCATGTCtaaaagattagggttttgaggaAAAGTGGTGGGGTAAAGAGAATCTGGTTTTGAACCAAAGATTCGAACCATAAAACTCAAGATAATAGCACTCACAAATGGAGGTGACCATAGGCAGACTCTTAAAGAGTCTCGAACAAGATCTGGGCTTGATCTCTTTGAGATCTCTTTTATGAGATAGCAAAGTCGAACAACCAGAAGAAGTAGGAGACCAATAGAGGTCTAAAACAATCATGGAATCCCGTGGAACATGTAAGAATCGAAGGGATTAGGGTAGGTTTAGGTGGTGGCGATTAAGGTTAGGTTTGGTCTTAGACAGAACCGGAGaagaggggattcaagggcggctggTGTGTGaagaatgattagggttaggggtcatttggaatagaaaggaaagaaagaagggtggtcgttgatctctgtgatcaacggccaagattagaGAGATTTGGGGTTGGGTAGAAGTctttaggatttgggctgggtaaatTTGGGCATGGTTTTTAATTGAATTGGATTGGGGGGTCCGATTTTGGGTATAAttaggggctatttgttaaataccaaatttactaaataaaataattttaaaaatagctaattaaataataaaaataattttcatacatgaaggtgatttaaaataattacttaatattataaaaatataaaaagtcattttccgTGTAGATAAGGTAGTTATGCATATAtaggggctatttttgcaaaatatgcaattatagtctttaaaaatgcaaatataattataaaaatacaattaaaatattttaacactcatatgaacataaacgatgaatttagatgattaaattatcataaaataatatgagggatagttttgaacatttatgtaatttaaaaatgcaaaaataaatggGTTTAGGGCCtttaaaaattgtagaaaaattgtaaaaacacttgtgcatgtttgtaaatgcatgtacaatattttgaaagtgcGTAtgcatattttaaaatatatgagggaaaaattgggtatcaacaatcgcTCATTATATTGATTTGCTTTATTTTACAGTTAATTTCTAACATTAATTCTCATATTTCTCAGTTCGTGCCAAGTGAaattacatatccttaaaaccatttGTAAATtaaattgttatccaattttatgGGTAAACAAAATCTAAATTAGtctaatctatagctaccaaattTCGGATGGTTGTACCCCAGAAAAAGGAGAGAACCAATCTATATATTAATATAAAGCAGGGACATGAAGGAGTGATGTGGCACCTCTCATATATGAGGATTgctatttatcttttttcaagtttatttatttttttcccaattttttccTCTATTAATTAATAAATCCAACTAGCACCTTCTTAACAGTCACCTCTTAATTACACTAACAGTCACATCTATTCCTTCCAAAAATAGTCTAACGGTTGCAACACTAAATAAAAGTAATGGGAAGACATGATCCCTACGTTATAGGAATATTacaacaatgaacaaatgcaagagaaaaaagaagattCGAACAAATGCAATACAAAAACGAAAGAAGAAGAGAACGAAAGATAAGAAATAAATTAAATGGATCATGCAATAATTCCTTAAGTCAATTGTCATTTTCTCTAATATTTTATTCCTTCTGTATCTTTCCAGAAAGAATTCTCCTTCTATTTCTTTGAAGTTACAGGTATTGCTCTGCACCTCATGTGAGTTTGCAATAGATTTTCAGTTTTAATTCCTTGTGTAAGGGAAAAAAAGTATACGAATAGAAATTTCTTTTTACTGCAAAAAGTGTTCAACAAGAGGTAGGTAATTAGCTCTCTCCATTTTTAATATGTAATAATAACATTATTTTGGATCATTTTGGTCTTTGGATCTGGAAAGGTGATGAAGCAAGAATAAAAGCACTCCTTCAGTTTGTGTGGTTTATGTATTATGCCTTCTTCCATTTGACGCAAAAATTTGTAAATCAAATGGCCTAGCAAAAACAGAGGACACCTGACACCTCTAATGGAATGCTAAACTCTTCGGCGATCATAGGAGACTCAATGACTCTACTTCCATTGTTCAATTTGAAGTAGTTTAaattttggtacatcaaattttTTATgctcctttcttcttcttatacgACTATAAAAAATTCATTTTTATTTCTATTTACTACAATAACTAAGTTTATGTCTGTAGGGTGTTTCAGAGTCTTTGAAATAGTTAAAAGTTTTAAGCTTAGATATTCTTGATACTCCTTCCTTCTTATGTGACTACAAAAAGCTTAGAATCTTCATGCTTGAAATCATTGAAATAATTAAAAGTCTTGAACTTTATAAACTTCATGCTTGAAGGAACATAGCAAAATTGGCAGGTGTAAGCACGCAAAGAAATTTGAAACGCTATGTTTCTTATTATTTCTCTTAATACTATTAAAATAGAAGGAAACAAAACTATTGAAATTTTGTAGAAAATTTTTGCATGAAGAAGGGAGCAAAAGTTTTTTCCTAGAGCAACTGTGTGATTGTGAGAGAAAAGAAGGAAGACACAAATGTAATTTAGGAAATGATAGTAGGAAAAACAGtgaatattgaaaaaaaaagaaagaaagaaagagaactTAAAAATAAAGGGTAGAGTGGAGTCTTAAGGAATAAAGAGGGAAAGAATGTATTAACCTTCCCGACACACCATATAAATATAAGTGAAAACTTtcctttttttacttttattgaatatCGAAAATAAAATATGAAGTTCGTGTGAGCTCTAATTCTTAccaaaattatttatttttgtaaattgtAATTCATCAATACATAATTGACTTTTTATGGGCGCACACAAACATATATATAGTATACTCGGGTACAGAAATTATCTATTATATCTCAACTAAatctataaaaaattatttttaaatatatggGTGTGATTTATAACCGCGCAAAGCGCGGCAATCTCCCTAGTAATATAATATCACTAAACGATAAGCCTAACGAATTTGTTGTTAATTGCTAACAGAGGAGAGGACCAAGTAGATGGCTTCCTCGCTCGGCTGTTTATTTCAGTCAATTGTACCTTAATTTCAATTTGATAAAACTTTTTCTCATAATTAGGTTATGCTTACACTTGTGACCTTCCTCCTCCTCTGCGTGAACTTGAGACTATGCTTTTGCGAAAACAGAAAGAACATTAACCATAAATTAATTAATGGTTGAAAACATtactatttaattatttaaacagGAAAATCCATCATAAGGTACACGTACCCTTTTTCTTGTTAAAATCATTTCCAAACTACTAGCGACAAAATTCATTTGAGATTAACTTAATCCGCCAAAACGCAACAGGGACGCACTCATATATGTCAACCCCTCAACCTGGTCAAGCAAATCAAAACTATCTTCTCAACTACCACACATTTTAAGCAGAAGCACGAAAAAGAGAGATGGCAGTTCAGAAAGGTACAGAGATTTGATCCAAGTCATTCAAAAACACCATTTTCAGTCGAACTTAAACAATATTACAAAAACCCAAATTTTAGAGAATAGAGGTATGTTTTCCAGCTCAGGTGGATGAAAATGATAATGTCCCTCACAGCAAACTCCCAAGCGCAACAAGCTTCTCTACTTTCATGAACTGAAAGGGACTACTTATAACCATGCCACTCTAGTGCATTGCTGAAAGCAAAGCCAACAATCTCTGCAACAACCTCTATTTATGCACTCGAGAGCCTGGCGGAGCTCCCACTTTTTCCCTATTTAGCCTCATCAGCTACCTTGCTGCCTTCTTCCTTAGGCTCCCCATCTACCTTCTCATCAGCTTTAGCTGAAGGCTTTGTCACTTCTTGCTCTGCAAAAGAGAATTAAATCGAGCTTTTATATACCCTATGACAAGTAGAAAAGGCCACAATAAACCCCAAGGTAGAAGGAAGGGAAATCTCACAACATAAGCATCTAAACAATATACACTCCTTCAAATAACAAATAGCCTAAGGTAGTGTATGCAAATAATTTCTTTAGGAAATATCCTGATTAGCATATTTACAACATATATTCCAAATTTATCCGCGACCTTCAACTTTTGGAAGGAGGTAACACTGGGGATCAAGCTTTATCCTGAAACACACCAAAGGAGACATACACTATTATGTACTTCTCAAGTTCTAGAATCTTTCTAATTCTTGATTTCTCATCATACCTGTCTTTGAAGTGTCATCAGATCAACGAAACCTTTAACATCTCATCAAGTACCTTAATCTTGCCAACTAAAGCAATACAATTGTTACTCTTTGTATACCACTTTATGAGGCAGCTCAAGTGAACATGATTTTAAGAAATTAGAACACTTCGAGACCACAGCAATTCATTGACATTAAAAGGTTGCTGAATGGCCATTACAAGATTCTTCTAAAAAAAAATCTAACTTGTAGTATCTCATTTATGACAAATGCTGTAGAAACAACCAGAAACGGTTAGTTCAAGATTTGGCTAAGTTCCGCCATTTCCAATAGGTTTGCTCCAATTCTTCCCCACCTGTGCATTCCAGAGGATTGGAAGAGACAAGGAAAACTTTTTATGCAAAAAGGACAAAGAATGGCCAAAAGAAGTCGTGAAAAATATGTTATCACTGATTCCATGAGGATACAAATCCAACAAAACATCAACATAACCAAAAATCAGGTAATCTATACATGCTTCAGAGCTATCAAATTACCTTCATCATCGCTATCATCAAGGTCATCCCCCATATCACCTCCCATTCCACCCATCATTCCAGCCATATCACCTCCCATCCCGCCCATCATGCCACCCATCCCACCCATCATTCCACCCATTCCACCCATCATTCCAGCCATATCACCTCCCATTCCACCCATCATTCCACCCATATCACCGAATTTCTACAAATTAGTCAAGAGAAAGATCAGAAGATATTCCAAAACCAAACATGCAACATATATATAGAGTAACGCATTAAATTTTTACCGAGAAATCCATTGAGTTCATATCCATATCGCCAGGAcctaaaaaatatagaaagcaGTAAGTCAGTTTCTGCATGTGTTATAACAAATATGGTAAGAGATCGTCAGAACATGATAGAGATGATACCAGCATCAGCTTCATCATCTTCATCCACCCACTTATCCCAATCTACTTTCACATAGTGTGGTGTTTTCGCATCTCCACGCAATAATTTGTTCCACCATTTTGGCTCTGCTTTTTGCAAAACGCAGACTATACTTCTCACGCCAATACTTATTTTGCTCTCCTTCAGAATGAAATTGCAAGTTAGAATGCAATTCTAAGTACCGGGGATAGACAAGTATAGCAACTAAATCAAAGGCTGGTTAAAATTTGTATCTTCAGTAATTCAGTTCCTCTTCACCACCAGATACGATATTATGATAGCTAAACCACACAAACTGCCATCCCCTTGTCACTATTTTATGATTGCTAAATCACATAATCTGTCATTCTCTTGTTATATCTTATCGtaactaaattataaaattagCCTTTCTGATTTATTCAATTAATCTAGTGATTGGGCTTCTATAAGCCTGATTTACAACATTTCTGTCACGCTAGCTCTATCTAACCTGCCCCAATTGGACATATATATGAGTAACTAGAAAATCCAAATCAATCTAATGATGTAACCAAATCAAACAAACGCCTCCTACCTCAACATTAACTTTATCCAGGAGCTCAAGTTTCAGCTCATAGTGACGATCTCCTGCCCCAGCTGTAGCACTGAAGGTAAAAACTCCTTCTGGATCCAGGTTTACTTTCGAATCTTTAGCATCTGGTAATAGCACTGTGAGATACACCACATCAGGTCTCTGGGCCCACTTGACTTGGGGATGGAGGCTGTCAACCAAAAAAACATGAATGGAGGATTTTGTGCACATTAGGAGAGTCATAATATATTCATGTATAGGGGATAACAAAACAAAATTATTCTAAGCAGCCAAAACTTTTTGGCATTACCAAACTCATTTACGTACTAAAATAGGAATCTGTTCTATCATTTTAATGTTAGGATAGAGAAGAAAATATAGTACTCTAACTAGCTACTAAACAAAGGAGACTTGATCACTGAAAACTATTAGACATAGTCTATCTCAGTAAGCGTGTGTATAAGTTTCTCATGAGTCATGACTAGGGGCGAATATAGTGTTATTATGGCTTCATGTGTAGCTTTAGCTCAAACACTATAAGTGAGAATGATGAATCTTCTTCTAGTCACAAGCACGCCCGAGTGAATCAGACTAATTCTAAATCAGCAGGGTATTATTTTATTACTGATACCACTTCGCATCGCtctttaataaaatatttatttcttCACTTTTCTTATGGGAAACAGGTGAAAGAAGGattagcttcttctttttttcccatAAGCaacattattttaaataaataaaaaatactgCTTATGTAAGGAAAAAAATTAAGCATAAACCACAAGAAACAAAGACTTCCATATCTGCAGCTGCCATTACTAGCATTCCATTCACGAGATATAAGAGTTCCCGGTCCAAACAAATCACCGTTATACATAAATAGATAACAAATTAAAGTAAAAAAGATATTATAATTGTTAAAGCAgcaaaaagaaggagaaaaaaaaaacaaattttagAACCGAAAAAGACATTAAAGTACAGATATGAATCAATAATCTCGTcaacaaataaggtaataagCTGAGATCTTAAAAAAGTAAACAAAAATGGTAGAACACAGTTGCAATCGCAATGGAAAATGGAGAGATAGATTACCTCATATTTGAATTTTGTGTCTCGACTGAGGCGATGagaaaggtaaaaagaaagagagactctaaaaaaccctaaaaacaaaGTGAAGCGGCACAGCTGCAAATACCACACCTAACTACTTAAGTGGTAGTTCAAGGCGTGAGCTCACTTCCCAAAGTCTTTCAAATGATTCCTCTAAGTTTTAGGGTATGTTTATTTTTCTCGTATTTTATTATCTTGAGCATACATTTTTTCAAAACTAGATGGGATTGGCCCGTGCAAGCACGGCCCAACACTTCGGATTACGGGGAAAGTGCATGGTTGACCACTAATAATACATGTATTTATTTTTAAGCCAccgtttaaaatgtctttagtctttagtcactgctttaataaactttaactgcccggacaaaaatacccttctgTTCATATCCTTAACTTcgggacttcaggactacatgttcttaacttttgaacttggaactctaagttcaggacttcaggactacatgtccttaacttttgaacttgtaactttaagttcaggactacatgtccttaacttttgaacttggaactctaagctCAGGACTTCAaggctacatgtccttaacttttgaacctggaactcaaacttcaagaccaagtgtccttaacttttgaacttgtaagtcaaagttaggacctattgtccttaacttttgaacttgtaactgtaagttaaggactgcttgtccttaacttttgaacgtgtaaCTATAAATTaatgactgtctgtccttaacttttgaacttggaaatcaaagttaaggacctattgtccttaactattgaacttgtaactgtaagttaaggactgcatgtccctaacttttgaacttgtaactgtaagttaaggattgtctgtccttaactttagaacttgtaactgtaagttaaggaatgtctgtccttaacttttgaacttgtgtccttaactttaggacttcaagactacatttccttaacttttgaacttgaaactctaagttcaggactatgtccttaacttttgaatttaacTTTAGGACTTCCGGagtacatgtccttaacttctggGAAGGAATTGCATTTCCTGTTTACTCAtcactctttttcttattttcacaaCGTCATAtcttaatcattttttaaaatcTGGAACCTCTCCCCATTCTCCTTTTGCTTTTGTAATCGTTCCCTTATGTTCTTCATGCTTGTTTAGCTTATCAATAAGAACTATAACCAAAGGCATTTAACATTCAGTAGCATTAATAGAAGTTCGTACCATTTGGTGCTCTCGTTGACCTTCCTTACCAATGGGTGAAGGTGAGGTTCCGAATACACGATTGTGCACCTTAGATGCGGAAATGAAACAGTATAAATACACTGCATTTCCGTTTgggaaaagagatagaagaaagggtaatACAGTCTTTTCATATTAGTTATAGACTAGTGATTACTATTGCTAAGCattaaaaatgctggataaaaagtaaatatcaGTTTAAACAGTGGCTACCTCACGCCATTTCTACTCGGATTATAGTATATTTCATTTCGACAGACAGttaaaatttaaactaaaaaCCATATCAATGCGCTCGAGAAAATCATTGTCGATCCTAGTTCTCAAAATGACACTGTTTTCTCTTTGGAACTTTCGAAAATTGAAAATGAGCAAATGTCAAGAAATTTTGCTAAGCTCCATGAAGGTAGAGTACCTAGTACCTACAAATATTTGAGTTGGTGGTATTATGAAAGTAAGTTAATTACGGGAAAAAAATAATATATGTTCGTTCTCAATTATTTGTACCTTTCGTTTAAATTTTATGCTAGAGGGGAAATAAGATTTGATATAATGATTGCATTCCTAAGGAACTTTATCTATGATATAATTTGGATATCGGAAAATGATGGCACCAGAATTTTTAGTTATCACTAATTCTTGAGATACGCCGAACAAATAAATACTAATATGATGTTTGATCGAGTTGTTATATGGTGTTAAGCCACCAAACAATCGAGAGTGTACAGTTTTAGAAAGAAGCACAGAGCATAACGTTAATAAACTTTTATATAGATATTAATACATGCATCATACAGATGCAGTGCAAATCACATAAAATTATAGAAGTGGAACATTTTGCAGGCATTGAACTCGTGATAGCCTTATCTAAGATCTCAAGGGAATCCAATCCATTGGCACACTTAGCTGATACTTCATGTTGTTGCTTTATGCTATTCATGTCATCTTGAAGTTTCTCCATCTTTTTTTGTATCTCCTCCGTTATAACAGTAATTTCTTGTTTGTCAAGTCTAGGTGTGAAGGCGATTGATCCTTTGATCCTTCCTTTACGATTTTAATCCCACCTGtaaaaataattgaaaatattGAAATTAATAGGTATATCAACACATAAAGTAATAAATGTTAAGACCAAACCTATAAAGAAATATGTGAAAGTACTGTAAGGCTAAAGATAACCATCTCGACTCATGACTATTCAGTTCGAGAAAAATATCAAGTAGAGCTTGTCCCAAGGATGAACGGCTCAACTTATATGTAGCTGTTGTTGTTCCCCCAAATCCAAACATCTGATTCTAATATTAAGAGGACCTCAAAGAAATCAATAGAGGGATTGATTTTGTTTGTATACAGGATTGAGCGGGATTATAATAACATTAAGGATGGAAGTGGTGATGACAGAAATATCAGGTATCTTGAAGGAGGTTGGAGAAACAAGTATCCCATAAATGATACACGAGTTTAACGGCTAAAACGGTAGTAAACATTACAATCATATCCTAAATCAGTATAGAACTACACTTCAAAAGTTTTAGTTAATTAAGAGTATGGTCAGAGCGAAGGAAGGTTGTGTTGACTGAGGTATGGTCCCAACTTCCGATGATTTGCCAGGATTAGTAATATAACCTTAATGCCCAACCAAAATGGAAGAGCAAAAACAATTACTTGAAAGCAATTAATCCAAAGAAATACAGAAAAATTAAGTACCATATTTGTGGGTAGGTCATGCGCAATAAATACAAAATTAGGAAGAAAACAGGTAAACTTAAATAAGCTAGGCGTAAATACAAACATGATGAAGTAAACCTTAAAACTTAAATAAGCTAGACTCAGTTATAGACTTACTTTACATTATTTTGAAGGGATAATTAATAAGAGGGGAGGTACTTTTGCAACATATTGTATATACAATGGTACCAACATAATTAAGTTCTGGTCTGCTATTTGGTGTAGAAAGTTGTCCAATATTAACAGTCTACCAGCAACTCCTTTCAGTAGTCCGTCACAAAATGGTCGGGCTCTCAAATGTTTATTCAGAAGAAGACTTCAAGACGGAAGGTTAGTACTTATATGAAACTCTTAAGTTAAATAAATTCTCTTTTAAACAGCTAATCCTGAAAACTATTAACAGTATAGTAGTAGACATTTTCAACTATTTTATATTTCACTCACTCCTAAAACAAAGGTTTGTAGCCTCTCTTCTCTAAATCAACCCATCTGATTGGTTCATGTATTAGCCAGCGATTACCACTATAAACTAAAAATATGTTCTGTCAAGAATTCAAGATACTACTCCAGCAGAATAGATATTCTTAATAGCTTT
This genomic stretch from Nicotiana sylvestris chromosome 9, ASM39365v2, whole genome shotgun sequence harbors:
- the LOC104220652 gene encoding uncharacterized protein OsI_027940-like: MSLHPQVKWAQRPDVVYLTVLLPDAKDSKVNLDPEGVFTFSATAGAGDRHYELKLELLDKVNVEESKISIGVRSIVCVLQKAEPKWWNKLLRGDAKTPHYVKVDWDKWVDEDDEADAGPGDMDMNSMDFSKFGDMGGMMGGMGGDMAGMMGGMGGMMGGMGGMMGGMGGDMAGMMGGMGGDMGDDLDDSDDEEQEVTKPSAKADEKVDGEPKEEGSKVADEAK